CCCCGCTGGGCGTGGGCCCTGGCCAACGCGCGCAGACCGCGCCTGACATCGCCACGCTGGTCGCGCAGGTCTCGCAGGCGGCACGGGCGGGCGATCACGTCGTGTGCATGAGCAACGGGGGTTTTGGCGGCATCCACGCGCGCCTGCTGGAATCGCTGAGAGGTTAAGGATTCTCTGCACGGCTTGATCAGCGCAGCGCGGTCAAACGCTATAAAAACAATAGCTTCTAGCGCTTATAGATAGTGCGCTAGAAGCTATTTTTCCTTAAATGCTCTGCCACCTTATGGGCAGAGTCTGCGTGGGTAGGCCAACTCAATAGGTCACGGCCATGGCGGGCACGTCCACCCGCACAATGGGGCGAGCCAACGCGGCACTGGCGGCGCGTGCAAACCGCTGGCCCCAATCAGGCTGCGACAGCAAGCTGGCACCTGCGGCCTGCGCCACGGTCAACACCTTATCGGCCAGCAGCACCTTGCCACTGGCGCGCAAGGGTTCGCAGTCGAGCGCGGTGAATTGCTCGTCCAGCCACAGGCGCCCAGCCTCGTGGGCCATGGGCTCGGCGCCGGCCAGGTCAAAACGAAACTCCTGGTCTGCCGCCAGGCGGACCGATACTTCACTGTGCATGGGGTACCTCTTTTTGAATGCGTCGGGAGGGTGAAAACGATTTCAAAGAGCCCTTGAGAAGCCGGTTGGGCTGCACGCCCAGCCGCTTTTCGGCACTCTCCGCCGATGGAGCTTACACGCTGCGCCAGGGCAGATGCCTGGGTCTTTTCCCTGACACAGCAGCCTCCACACAACGCCGCCCAGCCCCCATCTCAGCGTGCGCGGCGCGCCTGCACAGCGGCCGACAGGTCGGCCAGCGCGGCCAGCGAGTCGTCCCAGCCCAGGCAGGCGTCGGTGATGCTCTTGCCGTATTCCAGCGCGCAGGCATCGTCCTTGCCGGGGGTGAACTTTTGTGCGCCAGCGTTGATGTGGCTTTCGATCATCACGCCGAACACGCTGCGCGAGCCGCTGGCAATCTGGCCACCAATGTCGCGCGCCACATCGAGCTGGCGCTCGTGCTGCTTGCTGCTGTTGGCGTGGCTGCAGTCCACCATCAGCGTGGCCGGCAGCTTGGCGGCCTCCAGGTCTTTGCATGCAGCGGCCACGCTGGCGGCGTCATAGTTGGGGGCCTTGCCACCGCGCAGGATGACGTGGCAGTCCTTGTTGCCGTTGGTGTTGACGATGGCCACCTGGCCATTCTTGTGCACCGACAAGAAGTGGTGGCCCCGGCTGGCCGATTGGATGGCGTCGGTCGCGATGCGGATGTTGCCGTCCGTACCGTTCTTGAAGCCGATGGGCGCAGACAGGCCCGAGGCCAGTTCGCGGTGCACCTGGCTTTCGGTGGTGCGCGCACCAATGGCACCCCAGCTGATGAGGTCACCGATGTACTGGGGCGAGATCACATCAAGGAACTCACTGCCCGCTGGCATGCCCAGGCGGTTGATGTCGATCAGCAGCTGGCGCGCAATGCGCAGGCCTTCGTCGATGCGGTAGGTTTCGTCCAGGTAGGGGTCGTTGATGAGGCCCTTCCAGCCCACGGTGGTGCGGGGCTTTTCGAAGTACACGCGCATGACGATCTCCAGCGTGTCCTTGTACTGCTCGCGCACGGCCTTCAGGCGACGGGCGTAGTCCACTGCGGCTACGGGGTCGTGGATAGAGCAAGGGCCAATAATCACCAGCAGGCGGTCGTCCTGGCCGGCCATGATGTTGTGGATGTTCTTGCGGGTCTGGCTGATGAGCCCTTCCACCGGCGTATTGCTGATAGGGAAAAAGCGGATCAGATGCTCTGGAGGAGGCAACACGGTAATGTCCTTGATACGTTCGTCGTCGGTCTGGCTGGTTTTGTCGACGCTGCGGTACCAGGCATCGCTGGTGGGATTGGCTTGCACGCTCATGTTGGCTTCCTCGTGTGGATTGAAAGAGTGAAAAACAGGGGGCTGAAAAAACAAAAACCGCCGGGCTTTGCAGCTGCGGCGGTTGGTATGGGGAGGTGTTTTAGTTGCTTGCGCGTTTTCCTCTCATCCGCCTAGGACCGAGATAAAAAACCAAAAATAAAACGCGCTGCGAACTTGCATGTCGATCAATGTAGCACAGCCCCCGGGTGGTTCCGCAAGCCCGTTGCGCAAAGCTGGGCCCAAAAAGCCACACAAAATCGCGCGGCCAAGGGTTACTACCCAGCGACTGGAGTTCGGATTTTGGCGCTCTGAGTGGCGCGCAAAGGCACCCGACCGCCGTTCAGCGGCCCCGCCCCAACCAGCGGCGCGCACGCTGCCACCAAGAAGGCGGTGGGCGTTCGGATGCCGGATCCGTGGGCGTTTCCACGCGCCCATCACACTCGTACATGTCGATCAACAGCAGCGCCTCGCCCAGGGTGCGCCAAGCCAGCAATTCGAATTTGTCGAAGCAAATTGCCTCGCTGGCGTGGCGCTGTTCCAGCGCCTCCTTCCAAGCAGCGATGGCGGTGCGCAGCTCCCACAGGGCGCGCTGGTAGGCGGTGAATTCGTACAAGCCATGCCAAGCAGAGCCCAGCCCAGTCAGCAGCAACTGGTGCTCGCGAGCCCCCTGAAACAAGGCCGCCGCTGTGCGCTGGATGGCCTCGGTATCGGCGCTGGTGCGCCGTGTGCGCACGGCCTCTTCAATCAACCCCGACAAATGGCCCAGGCTGTCGCGTAGCTGGCGGGAGTCTTCGTCGGCCACCCCTTCGCGCAAAAAGCGGCTGATATCTCCGAACGACTGGAGACTTTGCGGCAAAAGGGTGCGCGACGCGGGCATGCAGCCATTTTGCGCCGGGCTATGGCGTCTGTGGAGGGGTTTACCCACTCGCCAAGGCGTGCAACCAACACACGCCCCCCCCCAGAACAGGCCGCGTAAGCCCGCACAGGGGTCACACCGCCATCACATCAGGCGGTGCCGCCCACCGTCAGGCCTTCGATGCGCAGCGTGGGCTGGCCCACGCCCACGGGCACGCTCTGGCCTTCCTTACCGCAGGTGCCTACGCCGCTATCGAGGCGCATGTCGTTGCCGATCATGGTCACCTTCTTGAGCGACTCGGGGCCGCTGCCCACGATGGTGGCGCCTTTGACGGGGTACTGGATCTTGCCGTTTTCCACCCAGTAGGCTTCGCTGGCAGAGAAAACAAACTTGCCCGACGTGATGTCCACCTGGCCGCCACCAAAGTTGCTGGCGTACAGCCCCTTCTTGATGCTGGCGATGATCTCTTGCGGGTCTTTGTCGCCACCCAGCATGTAGGTGTTGGTCATGCGCGGCATGGGGATGTGGGCGTAGCTTTCGCGGCGGCCATTGCCCGTGGGGGCCACACCCATCAGGCGGGCGTTGAGCGAATCCTGGATGTAGCCCTTCAAAATGCCGTCTTCGATCAGCACATTGCGCTGGCTGGGGTTGCCCTCGTCGTCCACGTTCAGCGAACCACGGCGGTCGGCAATGGTGCCGTCGTCCAGCACCGTCACACCCTTGGCGGCCACGCGCTGGCCAATGCGGCCGCTGAAGGCGCTGGAGCCCTTGCGGTTGAAGTCCCCTTCCAGGCCATGGCCCACGGCCTCGTGCAACAAAATGCCAGGCCAGCCCGAACCCAGCACCACCGTCATCTCGCCCGCCGGTGCGGGGCGCGATTCCAGATTGACCAATGCGGCATTCACGGCCTCGTCCACATACTTGCCCAGCAGGGCGTCGTCGAAATAGGCCAGGCCAAAGCGGCCACCGCCACCGGCCGATCCCACTTCGCGGCGGCCATTTTGCTCGGCGATCACCGTGATTGACAGGCGCACCAGCGGACGCACATCGGCCGCCAGGGTGCCGTCGGCACGGGCCACCAGCACTACGTCATATTCACTCGCCAACCCGGCCATCACCTGCGCTACGCGCGGGTCCTTAGCGCGGGCGCGCTGCTCCAGGCGCTCGAGCAGGGCCACCTTGGCGGTGCTGTCCAGCGAAGCAATCGGGTCCACGCCCTGGTACAGGCTGCGGCTGGTGGCAATCTTCTTGGCGGGCACACGCACCCGCGTACCTTGCGCCGCAGACGAGATCGAGCGCACCGTGCGCGCGGCGTCCAGCAGCGAGGCTTCAGAAATATCGTCGGAATACGCAAACGCGGTCTTCTCGCCACTGACGGCGCGCACACCCACGCCTTGGTCGATGCTGAAGGAGCCGGTTTTCACGATGCCTTCTTCCAGACTCCAGCCTTCGCTGCGGGTGTACTGGAAGTACAGGTCCGCGTCGTCCACCTGGTGGGCGCGGATTTCTGCCAGAGCACGTGCCAGGTGCCCTTCGTCCAGCCCAAAGGGCGTCAGGAGCAGTTCACGGGCGACATCGATGCGTTGGGTGGTGGCGGCACGCTGGGGCGCAGCAGTAGAGGAGCGAAAGGTCATCGCTGCATTTTAGGCGCGCCGCCCCGCCCGCGCGGCGCAAGGGGGAAACAGGCTCTGCGGGTAGCCAAAAGCCTACGGCGCCGTCAGGTCATGCAGACTGGCCGCCAGCGCATAGCTTTGCACCGCCTCAATGCCCGCGTCACGGGCCTTGGCGCCCGAGTACATCTGGCTTTGGCCAATCACCTGGCCGTTGGCCGCCTTGAGGGTGAAATATGGGGCCCCGTTGCGGGCACAAAGGCGCCCATAGCGGGTGTCGTTCGGGGCATGCTTTTTGACCGACTCGATGCCCTGCAAGGCACCCGCGTGCGAGTCATAGGTCTCGCTGGTCAAAATCACCTGGCCATTAGAGGCCAGCAGGTTGAAAACGAACTTGTCATTGGTCGTCTTCTTGAGCTCGAACTTCGCTGCCATCGGAAACACCTCCAGGGGATGTGAAACCCAACAGCCCGGGTTTTAACCGCAGCCCCTCCGTCCGGCAAGGGTGGCGACCCTTGTCCCTACGCTGCGACGGTCTCTACGCAGGGGCCACAGGCAAAGTGAGTGAACGCTACAGCGGCGTGCGCGCCTTCTGCGGCTCCTGGCGCTGCGCCCGCGCCACCGACATCAAAATTCCCAGCGCCAGCCCCAGCGTGACCATGGCTGTGCCACCATAACTGACGAACGGCAGCGGCACCCCCACCACGGGCAAGATGCCGCTGACCATGCCCATGTTCACAAAGGCGTAGGTGAAGAAAATCATCGACACGGCCCCGGCCATGAGGCGGCCAAACAGGGTGGTGGCGCCCAGGGCGATGTACAACCCACGCCAGACCAGCAGCAAAAAGCCCACGACCAGAAACAGGTTGCCAGCCAGGCCAAACTCTTCGGAATAGGCGGCAAAGATGAAGTCGGTGGTGCGCTCGGGGATGAACTCCAGGTGCGTCTGCGTGCCCGCCATGAAGCCCTTGCCGGTGATGCCGCCGGAGCCGATGGCGATCATGCCCTGGATGATGTGAAAACCCTTGCCCAGTGGGTCGCGGGTGGGGTCCAGCAGGGTACAGATGCGCTGCTGCTGGTAGTCGTGCAGCACGGGCCAGCGCACCCCATCGGCGCACAGTTGCGGCTCAAACCACACGATGAGCGCAATGCCAATGCCGCCCAGCAGCACGGGCGGCAGCACCAGTTTCCACGGTAAGCCCGCAAAAAAGATCACCGACAGCCCCGCCGCCAACACCAGCAGCGAGGTGCCCAGGTCTGGCTGCTTCATGATCAGGCCCACCGGCATGACCAGCAGCAGCCCGGCGGCGGCAAAGTCCAGCGGGCGCAATTGCCCCTCGCGCTTCTGGAACCACCAGGCCAGCATCAAGGGCATGGCGATTTTCAAAATCTCGCTGGGCTGGATTTGCGTGACGCCGATGCTCAGCCAGCGGGTCGCCCCCTTCTTGGTAATGCCAAACAGTGCCACAGCAAACAGCAGCGCCACGCCTGCGGCATAAAGCGGCACGGCAAAGGCCATGATCTTTTGGGGAGGCACCTGTGCCACCAAAAACAAGATGGCGGCGGCGATCAGCATGTTGCGCCCATGGTCTGCAAACCGCGTGCCGTGGTCGTAACCCGAGGAGTACATGGCCACCAACCCGGCGCACGCCAGCAGCAGCACCACAAGAAGCAAGGGCAGATCAAACCCCCTGAACAGGGGCAGTACGCGCTGCGAGAGCGAGGTCTTTTCAAAAACGGCGGCCATCTCGCGATTATCGGGCTGCCTGGCGTCAGCCCGCTTGCCCAAAGGCCATCACCGCCTGGTTGCGCAGTGTGCGCCGCAAGCCCAAAGCCTTGTCATCCACCACAATGCCGCCCACCGCAGACTGGTCGGCGTCAATGAGCGCAAAAGTCTGCCCCTTGATCTGCAACGGCAGTTGCAACGGCAGCATCTGGCTGCGGAAAGCGGGGCAAAATCGGTCAAGGTGCAGGCAGCAAAAAAAGGCACTGCGCAGCGCACCTTGTGCTGAACATCTTCTGCCGAAGACCCTGTTCACACCCCACCCCGCCAAAAGCAGTGATTCCCCTGCCCCATGACCACCACCCACCTCCTGTACCTGCACGGCTTTCGTTCTTCACCCGCCTCGGCCAAAGCGCGCCAGATGGCGGCCCATGTCGCCCAGCACCATCCAGCAGTCACCTTTTGGTGCCCCCAGCTGCCGCCATCGCCCCAGGCGGCGATGGCGTTGGTGGTACAGGGCATTGCCCAGTGGCCTCGGGGGGCGATGGGCGTGATCGGATCGTCGCTGGGCGGGTTTTACGCCAGCTG
This Acidovorax sp. 106 DNA region includes the following protein-coding sequences:
- a CDS encoding 3-deoxy-7-phosphoheptulonate synthase; this encodes MSVQANPTSDAWYRSVDKTSQTDDERIKDITVLPPPEHLIRFFPISNTPVEGLISQTRKNIHNIMAGQDDRLLVIIGPCSIHDPVAAVDYARRLKAVREQYKDTLEIVMRVYFEKPRTTVGWKGLINDPYLDETYRIDEGLRIARQLLIDINRLGMPAGSEFLDVISPQYIGDLISWGAIGARTTESQVHRELASGLSAPIGFKNGTDGNIRIATDAIQSASRGHHFLSVHKNGQVAIVNTNGNKDCHVILRGGKAPNYDAASVAAACKDLEAAKLPATLMVDCSHANSSKQHERQLDVARDIGGQIASGSRSVFGVMIESHINAGAQKFTPGKDDACALEYGKSITDACLGWDDSLAALADLSAAVQARRAR
- the tldD gene encoding metalloprotease TldD — its product is MTFRSSTAAPQRAATTQRIDVARELLLTPFGLDEGHLARALAEIRAHQVDDADLYFQYTRSEGWSLEEGIVKTGSFSIDQGVGVRAVSGEKTAFAYSDDISEASLLDAARTVRSISSAAQGTRVRVPAKKIATSRSLYQGVDPIASLDSTAKVALLERLEQRARAKDPRVAQVMAGLASEYDVVLVARADGTLAADVRPLVRLSITVIAEQNGRREVGSAGGGGRFGLAYFDDALLGKYVDEAVNAALVNLESRPAPAGEMTVVLGSGWPGILLHEAVGHGLEGDFNRKGSSAFSGRIGQRVAAKGVTVLDDGTIADRRGSLNVDDEGNPSQRNVLIEDGILKGYIQDSLNARLMGVAPTGNGRRESYAHIPMPRMTNTYMLGGDKDPQEIIASIKKGLYASNFGGGQVDITSGKFVFSASEAYWVENGKIQYPVKGATIVGSGPESLKKVTMIGNDMRLDSGVGTCGKEGQSVPVGVGQPTLRIEGLTVGGTA
- a CDS encoding YegP family protein, translated to MAAKFELKKTTNDKFVFNLLASNGQVILTSETYDSHAGALQGIESVKKHAPNDTRYGRLCARNGAPYFTLKAANGQVIGQSQMYSGAKARDAGIEAVQSYALAASLHDLTAP
- the rodA gene encoding rod shape-determining protein RodA — encoded protein: MAAVFEKTSLSQRVLPLFRGFDLPLLLVVLLLACAGLVAMYSSGYDHGTRFADHGRNMLIAAAILFLVAQVPPQKIMAFAVPLYAAGVALLFAVALFGITKKGATRWLSIGVTQIQPSEILKIAMPLMLAWWFQKREGQLRPLDFAAAGLLLVMPVGLIMKQPDLGTSLLVLAAGLSVIFFAGLPWKLVLPPVLLGGIGIALIVWFEPQLCADGVRWPVLHDYQQQRICTLLDPTRDPLGKGFHIIQGMIAIGSGGITGKGFMAGTQTHLEFIPERTTDFIFAAYSEEFGLAGNLFLVVGFLLLVWRGLYIALGATTLFGRLMAGAVSMIFFTYAFVNMGMVSGILPVVGVPLPFVSYGGTAMVTLGLALGILMSVARAQRQEPQKARTPL